One window of the Thermoplasmatales archaeon genome contains the following:
- a CDS encoding PKD domain-containing protein — translation MGWRKKLLIIASLTLFPSFVFASNPLVIYGYVYYEGNFINGIEIEAVNNESGEKLFAVSENGAYVLTFGNPPYSWKIGDKIILKARGKGNYSCLYGYKEITISSDAPLQVDLSLDVDLNPNFVYTPSQPKAGENISFIDNSIGTILNYTWQFGDGNISYEKNPKHAYEKEGKYNVNLTVSCGGFSKSISKEIIVSEKKERTPGFEFIALIFAIFIVIRKWK, via the coding sequence ATGGGATGGCGGAAGAAGCTTCTTATCATTGCCTCTCTAACCCTCTTTCCTTCTTTTGTTTTTGCATCCAATCCATTGGTTATATATGGATATGTTTATTATGAAGGAAATTTTATCAATGGCATAGAAATTGAAGCGGTTAATAATGAAAGTGGAGAAAAATTATTTGCTGTCAGCGAGAATGGTGCATATGTTTTAACTTTTGGAAATCCTCCCTACAGCTGGAAAATAGGTGATAAAATAATTTTAAAGGCGAGAGGAAAAGGAAATTATTCATGCCTATATGGGTATAAAGAAATAACAATTTCATCCGATGCTCCATTACAGGTGGATTTATCTCTTGATGTTGATTTAAATCCAAACTTTGTTTATACTCCTTCTCAGCCAAAAGCAGGAGAAAATATTTCCTTTATAGATAATTCAATTGGAACAATTTTAAATTATACATGGCAGTTTGGAGATGGAAACATAAGCTATGAAAAAAATCCAAAGCATGCATATGAAAAAGAAGGAAAATATAATGTAAATCTAACAGTTTCCTGCGGTGGCTTCAGCAAAAGCATTTCAAAAGAAATAATTGTCTCAGAGAAAAAGGAAAGAACCCCTGGATTTGAATTCATTGCCTTAATTTTTGCAATATTTATTGTGATAAGAAAATGGAAATGA